A window of Formosa sp. Hel1_31_208 contains these coding sequences:
- a CDS encoding carboxypeptidase-like regulatory domain-containing protein: MRRNKGLLIIALIVFSTRLVAQTHEISGKVLASANLYGIHIINKTAHKFTITNDDGEFQIPVRLFDTIMVSGVQYKLHEFVVTDVIIQTKRVTVNLDDKVNELDQVVVGKILTGDLMSDIENSDVKRDINFYDVGIPGYTGPRMTITEQRIFEAKSGGGFIPLNPLINWISGRTKRLNKQLEREKLELAVQAVKSKYTVLLFNTNSLETIQQGEFFYFSADDPKFMELYRSGNELKMLQFLQIKIEAFRLQIDKD; encoded by the coding sequence GTGAGAAGAAATAAAGGTCTTTTAATAATCGCGCTAATAGTATTTTCGACTAGATTAGTAGCTCAAACGCATGAAATTTCTGGTAAAGTTTTGGCAAGTGCCAACCTTTACGGTATCCATATAATTAATAAAACAGCCCACAAATTTACCATCACGAATGACGATGGCGAATTTCAAATTCCTGTGCGATTATTTGATACCATTATGGTTTCGGGTGTTCAATATAAGCTCCATGAGTTTGTTGTTACTGACGTCATTATCCAAACCAAAAGAGTAACAGTTAATTTGGATGATAAAGTGAATGAATTAGATCAAGTTGTTGTGGGCAAAATATTAACGGGTGATCTTATGTCTGATATAGAAAACAGTGATGTTAAACGCGACATTAATTTTTATGATGTCGGAATACCAGGATATACAGGACCAAGAATGACAATAACCGAACAGCGAATTTTTGAAGCAAAAAGTGGAGGAGGATTCATACCATTAAACCCGCTTATCAATTGGATTTCTGGACGTACAAAACGATTAAATAAGCAGTTAGAACGTGAAAAATTGGAATTAGCAGTCCAAGCCGTAAAGTCAAAATATACCGTGCTATTATTTAATACCAATTCTTTAGAAACCATACAACAGGGAGAATTTTTTTACTTTAGTGCCGATGACCCTAAATTTATGGAGCTCTATAGATCGGGTAATGAATTAAAAATGCTTCAATTTTTACAGATAAAAATAGAAGCTTTTCGTTTACAAATTGATAAAGATTAA
- a CDS encoding DUF6702 family protein, whose product MNLLKASIFAFILPLFMSSAHKYYVSVTQITYVKEKASVQMISRIDIADLEYTLQERYDATIKLTTLDEDPMVNDYIKKYLNQKIDIKINTQNTPFRFIGKEYENDLIVCYLEIENVKSINTIEISNMLLFDLFPKQKNVVKTKINSEANNLIFTTEDQNQYLNFK is encoded by the coding sequence ATGAACTTACTAAAAGCTTCGATTTTCGCTTTTATTTTACCCCTTTTTATGTCGTCAGCTCACAAATACTATGTGAGTGTGACGCAGATTACTTATGTTAAAGAGAAAGCATCTGTTCAAATGATTTCGCGAATTGATATTGCAGATTTGGAGTATACACTTCAAGAACGTTATGATGCAACGATTAAATTAACCACTCTTGATGAAGACCCAATGGTTAATGATTACATAAAGAAATATTTAAATCAAAAAATTGATATTAAAATTAATACGCAGAATACACCGTTCAGATTCATAGGTAAAGAATATGAAAATGACTTGATAGTGTGTTATTTGGAAATTGAAAACGTAAAGTCAATAAATACAATTGAAATTAGTAATATGCTTTTGTTTGACTTATTTCCGAAGCAAAAAAACGTGGTAAAAACAAAGATAAATTCTGAAGCAAATAACTTGATTTTTACCACTGAAGATCAAAATCAATACTTAAATTTTAAATAA
- a CDS encoding M1 family metallopeptidase — MKILKYIFMSIAFISFNAMAQDQEQKPGHTNQNKFKQLYDEFATPNMYRTGSGAPGPAYYQQQADYKMDIEINDETAVLSGNETITYTNNSPDELTYLWVQLDQNVRQKDSPSKDIESSRLTPALSASRFASSYMNDSFDGGFNIESVTGINGKALPHMINQTMMRVELPQAMKTGDKFSFNIKWWYQINNHVTDGGRSGYELFPDGNRNYVIAQFYPRMAVYNDVEGWQNSQFWGRDEFALPFGNFEVNITVPADHLLDGTGRLMNRKDVFSSDMMKRYEKAKKSYDEPVVISTQAEAEVREKGRYKGKNTWKLYAENVRDFGFATSRKYIWDMMAVKIGAKDVMAVSLYSKEGNPLWEQWSTKAVASTLKSYSRMTFDYPYHKAISVHARRQGMEYPMICWNYGRPDENGNYDDRTKYGMMSVIIHEVGHNFFPMIINSDERQWTWMDEGLNTFMQYVAEQDFGEWYPGALSPGDEKYPSRRGPAKNIVRYMGGNQDYIAPIMTKGLNTYQFGNNAYGKPATALNILRETVMGRELFDYAFKEYANRWMFKHPTPEDFFRTMEDASAFDLDWYWRGWFYTTNWSDIGLKEVKKYYVSSEPNQYAKNYASSRNINLEDLSLVYLVEEGSDEFDEKLRQGSSADNSPTLKEYMMDNFTPEERKIIKQPKYFYDITFEKPGGLVMPIIVEFTYADGTTKTETYPAQIWRFNDNEVRKAIASEKEIVSIKVDPKEETADIDTSNNSWPKEVKESDFDKFKNKVKG; from the coding sequence ATGAAAATACTAAAGTACATTTTTATGTCAATTGCATTTATATCTTTTAATGCAATGGCTCAAGACCAAGAACAAAAACCGGGTCATACTAATCAGAACAAATTCAAGCAACTATACGATGAGTTCGCTACACCAAATATGTATAGAACAGGGTCTGGAGCGCCTGGTCCAGCGTATTATCAACAACAGGCCGATTATAAAATGGACATTGAAATCAATGATGAAACTGCAGTGTTGAGCGGTAATGAAACCATTACATATACAAATAACTCGCCTGACGAGTTGACTTATTTATGGGTGCAATTAGATCAAAATGTACGACAAAAAGATTCGCCTTCAAAAGATATCGAATCAAGCAGATTGACACCTGCATTATCAGCGTCAAGATTTGCTTCTTCTTACATGAATGATAGCTTTGATGGAGGTTTCAATATAGAAAGTGTAACAGGCATAAATGGTAAAGCATTACCACATATGATCAATCAAACCATGATGCGTGTGGAATTACCTCAAGCCATGAAAACTGGAGATAAATTCTCTTTTAATATCAAATGGTGGTATCAAATCAATAACCATGTTACTGATGGAGGACGTTCAGGATATGAATTATTTCCTGATGGTAACAGAAATTACGTGATAGCTCAGTTCTATCCTCGAATGGCTGTTTATAATGATGTGGAAGGGTGGCAAAATTCTCAGTTTTGGGGACGTGATGAGTTCGCATTACCTTTTGGAAATTTTGAGGTTAATATTACAGTGCCAGCGGATCATTTATTAGACGGAACAGGACGATTAATGAATAGAAAAGATGTATTCTCAAGTGATATGATGAAGCGTTATGAGAAAGCGAAAAAATCATATGACGAACCGGTTGTGATTTCAACACAAGCAGAAGCAGAAGTAAGAGAGAAAGGTCGATATAAAGGCAAAAACACATGGAAACTTTATGCAGAAAATGTAAGAGACTTCGGATTTGCAACGTCTAGAAAATACATCTGGGATATGATGGCTGTTAAAATTGGTGCTAAAGATGTCATGGCGGTTTCTTTATATTCTAAAGAAGGAAACCCATTATGGGAACAGTGGTCAACAAAAGCAGTTGCCAGTACTTTAAAGTCATACTCGCGCATGACATTTGATTACCCGTATCATAAAGCTATTTCAGTACATGCAAGACGACAAGGAATGGAGTACCCAATGATCTGTTGGAACTATGGTCGTCCTGATGAAAATGGAAATTATGATGACCGTACGAAATATGGGATGATGAGTGTTATTATTCATGAGGTTGGCCATAACTTCTTTCCAATGATTATTAATAGTGATGAGCGTCAATGGACTTGGATGGACGAGGGTTTAAATACATTTATGCAATACGTTGCTGAGCAAGATTTTGGTGAATGGTATCCTGGAGCCTTGTCGCCGGGTGATGAGAAATATCCGTCACGTCGTGGTCCTGCAAAAAATATCGTAAGATATATGGGTGGAAATCAAGATTATATTGCACCAATAATGACCAAAGGTCTTAATACCTATCAGTTTGGTAACAACGCCTACGGGAAACCTGCAACGGCATTAAATATTTTAAGAGAGACCGTTATGGGACGTGAATTGTTTGATTATGCGTTCAAAGAATACGCTAATCGCTGGATGTTCAAACACCCAACTCCTGAAGATTTTTTCCGTACAATGGAAGATGCTTCAGCATTTGATCTAGATTGGTATTGGAGAGGATGGTTTTACACCACAAATTGGTCTGATATCGGATTGAAAGAAGTTAAGAAATATTATGTATCATCAGAACCAAATCAATACGCTAAAAACTATGCGTCTAGTAGAAATATTAATCTTGAAGATTTAAGTCTTGTATACCTAGTTGAAGAAGGTAGCGATGAGTTTGACGAGAAATTACGTCAAGGGTCATCTGCAGATAATTCACCAACACTTAAGGAATACATGATGGATAACTTCACACCTGAAGAACGTAAAATTATTAAACAGCCAAAATATTTCTATGATATCACATTTGAGAAACCAGGTGGTTTGGTGATGCCAATTATTGTAGAATTTACTTATGCTGATGGAACTACAAAAACCGAGACGTATCCAGCTCAAATATGGAGATTTAATGACAATGAAGTACGTAAAGCTATAGCTTCTGAAAAAGAAATTGTATCTATTAAAGTAGATCCAAAAGAAGAAACAGCTGATATCGATACATCAAATAATTCTTGGCCTAAAGAAGTGAAAGAGAGTGATTTTGATAAGTTCAAAAATAAAGTGAAAGGTTAA
- a CDS encoding twin-arginine translocase TatA/TatE family subunit, whose amino-acid sequence MIQLTSFLFIGTPEVVFILFIVVMVFGADKIPEIARGLGKGMRMLKDASNDIKSEITKTADKQGLNTDVTKEISEEINKVKDSLEDFTGSVSRKL is encoded by the coding sequence GTGATACAGTTAACATCCTTTTTATTTATTGGGACACCAGAAGTGGTTTTTATTCTCTTCATCGTGGTGATGGTTTTTGGTGCCGATAAAATACCTGAAATTGCCAGAGGTTTAGGCAAAGGGATGCGCATGTTGAAAGATGCTTCAAATGATATTAAATCTGAAATCACAAAAACTGCTGACAAGCAAGGTCTTAATACTGATGTGACTAAAGAAATCTCTGAAGAGATTAATAAGGTCAAAGATAGTCTTGAAGATTTTACCGGTTCGGTAAGTCGAAAACTGTAA
- a CDS encoding O-methyltransferase, with amino-acid sequence MHFLPETLDDYIVAHSETEPELLQELTRETYQKILQPIMLSGPYQGRVLSMISKLIRPKTILELGTFTGYATLCLAEGLQANGEIHTIDINEELVDFQRKYFGKSGYGAQIHQHLGSAITLIPTLNLTFDLVFIDADKPNYVNYFHLIIDKLNPGGIILSDNVLWHGKVIEPLKEKDISTKAVLDYNTLLKNDDRIETVVLPIRDGLTISRKK; translated from the coding sequence ATGCATTTTCTACCTGAAACATTGGACGACTATATTGTTGCCCATTCTGAAACAGAACCAGAATTACTCCAGGAACTCACAAGAGAGACCTATCAGAAAATTTTACAACCAATCATGCTCAGCGGACCATATCAAGGCCGTGTACTTAGTATGATTTCGAAATTGATACGTCCGAAAACCATTCTTGAACTTGGTACTTTTACCGGTTATGCAACCCTATGTCTAGCAGAAGGCTTGCAAGCAAATGGTGAAATCCATACCATTGACATCAATGAAGAGCTCGTTGATTTTCAACGCAAGTACTTCGGCAAATCGGGGTATGGTGCCCAAATTCATCAACATTTAGGATCTGCTATAACCCTTATTCCAACCTTAAACCTAACGTTTGATTTGGTATTTATAGATGCCGACAAACCTAATTATGTAAATTACTTTCACTTAATCATTGACAAACTAAATCCTGGTGGCATTATCCTATCTGACAATGTTTTGTGGCATGGTAAGGTTATAGAGCCTTTAAAAGAAAAAGACATCTCTACTAAAGCCGTTTTAGACTACAATACGCTATTAAAAAATGATGACCGCATCGAAACCGTCGTATTACCCATTAGAGATGGATTAACCATAAGTCGAAAGAAATAA
- a CDS encoding amidohydrolase family protein has protein sequence MEKRKLRINGHSHLLPYPEEIPQFMKDKGIFWVDKDRKFMLQKDWNRPITDSSFFLNEKLAWMERFNIDHAVVLNLSQLYGNGLRVEEMKQALRFQNDFNAKIQCENPSKFTCGFVVHPGFVRGACWEIERCVEELGMQLLCLPTHYMDTIGTWRCIFDEENEPIFELASKYNLAIEVHPYDGEKFIKLENTSWRFHLIWMLAQCADAYHFLTLNGYQDKYPNMRTCFAHGGQLAQINLGRRIQGFDGRPDLFEGKSHPRKAVGHKNIFFDTLVHDTGGLQLLIKNQGSKQVLMGLDDPYPLGEMESEKQSSYPGKILDLAIDQDIITETERDAIWEDNVIQWLCGDDQEAKNKLVKRILG, from the coding sequence ATGGAAAAACGAAAACTAAGAATAAACGGTCACTCCCATCTCCTTCCTTATCCGGAAGAAATCCCTCAATTCATGAAAGACAAGGGTATTTTTTGGGTAGATAAGGACCGAAAATTTATGCTGCAAAAAGATTGGAACCGCCCGATTACTGACTCTAGTTTCTTTTTAAACGAAAAGCTCGCGTGGATGGAGCGTTTTAATATTGATCATGCGGTTGTTCTCAATTTATCACAACTATACGGAAATGGTTTGCGCGTTGAAGAAATGAAGCAAGCCCTGCGTTTTCAGAATGATTTTAATGCTAAAATTCAATGTGAAAATCCGAGTAAATTTACCTGTGGATTTGTCGTACATCCTGGATTTGTTCGCGGTGCCTGTTGGGAAATAGAGCGGTGTGTGGAGGAATTAGGCATGCAACTATTGTGTTTGCCCACCCATTACATGGATACTATTGGAACTTGGCGTTGTATATTTGACGAAGAAAATGAACCCATATTTGAATTAGCTAGTAAATACAATTTGGCTATCGAAGTCCATCCTTATGATGGTGAAAAATTTATCAAATTAGAGAACACCTCTTGGCGTTTTCATTTGATCTGGATGCTGGCACAATGTGCCGATGCGTATCACTTTTTAACCCTTAATGGTTATCAGGATAAATATCCAAATATGCGGACTTGTTTTGCTCATGGTGGACAATTAGCACAAATTAACTTGGGACGACGTATTCAAGGTTTTGATGGCCGTCCAGATTTGTTTGAAGGCAAAAGTCACCCTAGAAAAGCGGTAGGGCACAAAAACATCTTTTTTGATACGTTAGTTCATGATACTGGTGGCTTACAATTATTAATTAAAAATCAAGGCTCAAAGCAAGTCCTAATGGGGTTAGATGATCCTTATCCTTTAGGCGAAATGGAGAGTGAGAAACAATCGTCTTATCCAGGGAAAATTTTAGATTTAGCAATTGACCAAGATATTATTACTGAAACAGAACGTGACGCTATTTGGGAAGACAATGTTATCCAATGGTTATGTGGTGATGACCAAGAGGCTAAAAACAAATTAGTAAAGCGAATTTTAGGATAA
- a CDS encoding 3-hydroxyanthranilate 3,4-dioxygenase, translating to MSKLYPPINFKAWIDENRHLLKPPVGNKVVWKDGDFIVMVVGGPNSRKDYHYNETPEFFYQVEGDIVLKVIDKGTPKDIHIKEGEIFLLPPKVPHSPQRGANTVGLVIEYPREKGVQDALLWFCENCTTKLYEEDFTLDNIETDMPAIFDKYYGDVDKRSCPNCGQVMQPPKKVQLED from the coding sequence ATGAGTAAATTATATCCTCCTATTAACTTTAAAGCGTGGATTGATGAAAACCGTCATTTATTAAAGCCGCCTGTTGGAAACAAAGTGGTATGGAAAGATGGTGATTTTATCGTGATGGTTGTTGGTGGACCTAACAGTAGAAAAGACTATCATTATAACGAAACTCCTGAATTTTTCTATCAGGTAGAAGGTGATATTGTATTAAAAGTCATTGATAAAGGCACGCCTAAGGACATCCACATTAAAGAAGGTGAAATTTTCTTACTGCCGCCTAAAGTTCCGCATTCACCTCAGCGTGGCGCAAATACTGTTGGCTTAGTGATAGAATACCCAAGAGAAAAAGGAGTTCAAGATGCCCTACTCTGGTTTTGCGAAAACTGTACTACCAAATTGTATGAAGAGGATTTTACCTTAGACAATATTGAAACCGATATGCCTGCTATTTTTGATAAATACTATGGCGATGTGGATAAACGCAGTTGTCCAAATTGCGGTCAAGTTATGCAGCCTCCAAAAAAAGTGCAATTAGAAGATTAA
- a CDS encoding SDR family oxidoreductase — translation MNLELNNKYALVCGSTAGIGKATAMALAEEGTIVTLIARNEDKLKATLAELPQHRPHDYIVADFSNPTALKAKVEDYIKTHHGFHILVNNTGGPKGGPVFSAEISEFESAFTQHLKCNHVLAQAVVPFMKSEGYGRIINVISTSVKQPLDGLGVSNTIRGAVANWSKTLANELGQFGITVNNVLPGATGTERLTEIIKNKSVKSGSSQEEAANAMKSAVPAKRFAKPEELADAITFLASERAGYINGINLPVDGGRTKSL, via the coding sequence ATGAACTTAGAACTCAATAACAAATACGCCTTAGTCTGCGGCAGTACTGCAGGTATAGGGAAAGCGACAGCTATGGCTCTAGCCGAAGAAGGCACCATCGTAACCCTTATTGCTAGAAACGAAGATAAACTAAAAGCAACTTTAGCTGAATTGCCTCAGCATCGGCCGCACGATTATATTGTTGCCGATTTTTCAAATCCAACAGCATTGAAAGCAAAAGTGGAGGATTATATTAAGACACACCATGGCTTTCACATTTTAGTAAATAATACTGGTGGACCAAAAGGCGGACCAGTATTCTCTGCCGAGATTTCAGAATTTGAAAGTGCCTTTACTCAACATTTAAAATGTAATCATGTATTGGCTCAAGCTGTTGTGCCTTTTATGAAAAGTGAAGGCTATGGCCGTATCATCAATGTAATCTCAACGTCTGTAAAACAACCCCTTGATGGCTTAGGAGTGAGCAATACTATTCGTGGTGCTGTTGCCAATTGGAGCAAAACCTTAGCCAATGAGTTAGGGCAATTTGGAATCACCGTAAATAATGTACTTCCTGGCGCGACAGGTACTGAACGTCTTACAGAAATTATTAAAAATAAATCGGTTAAATCTGGAAGTTCTCAAGAAGAAGCCGCTAATGCAATGAAAAGTGCTGTACCTGCTAAACGTTTTGCCAAACCAGAAGAACTAGCTGATGCGATTACGTTTTTAGCCAGTGAACGTGCAGGATATATCAATGGAATTAATTTACCCGTTGATGGCGGACGAACAAAATCGTTATAA
- a CDS encoding aldehyde dehydrogenase produces the protein MTIKNYINGNFHDPIQNEWIDNYNPSNGEVYGQIPNASKEDVENAYIAAKSAFPTWSQTPLDERSRILIKISELLETNLQRFAEAESKDNGKPVSLAKTIDIPRAASNFRFFGNAITQFASESHESIGQQAINYTLRQPIGVVGCISPWNLPLYLFTWKIAPAIAAGNCVVAKPSEVTPMTAYLLGEICNEAGLPKGVLNIVHGLGTTTGQAIVEHSDIKAISFTGGTATGAHIAKVAAPMFKKLSLELGGKNPNIIFADCDYDDMLNTTVRSSFANQGQICLCGSRIFVEASIYDKFKADFVAKVKALKVGHPSKVDTNIGALVSKPHLDKVKAYIQIAKDENGIVLCGGNEVTIEGYENGYYLEPTVIEVPTDDCRVNQEEIFGPVVTIMPFNTEDEVLQMANKVKYGLSATLWTNNLKRTMRMSNQLQAGIVWVNTWMMRDLRTPFGGVKDSGVGREGGFEALRFFTEAKNVCIKY, from the coding sequence ATGACCATTAAAAACTACATCAACGGCAACTTTCATGATCCGATTCAAAACGAGTGGATAGACAATTACAACCCATCCAATGGTGAGGTCTACGGACAAATTCCAAACGCATCAAAAGAAGACGTTGAAAACGCATATATAGCTGCAAAATCTGCTTTTCCAACTTGGTCACAAACACCCTTAGATGAACGCAGTCGTATTCTTATTAAAATTTCTGAACTCTTAGAGACCAATCTTCAGCGTTTTGCAGAAGCCGAAAGCAAAGACAATGGAAAACCCGTGTCCTTAGCTAAAACCATTGATATCCCAAGGGCAGCGAGCAACTTTCGTTTCTTCGGAAATGCCATTACGCAATTTGCGAGTGAAAGTCATGAAAGCATTGGGCAACAAGCTATTAATTACACCTTACGACAACCTATTGGCGTTGTGGGATGCATTTCACCCTGGAACCTTCCACTCTACCTCTTTACCTGGAAAATCGCTCCAGCCATTGCAGCAGGAAATTGTGTGGTTGCAAAACCTAGTGAAGTTACGCCCATGACAGCCTATTTGCTCGGAGAAATTTGTAACGAAGCAGGCTTACCTAAAGGGGTTTTAAATATCGTTCACGGTCTAGGCACTACTACTGGACAGGCCATTGTTGAACATTCAGACATTAAAGCCATATCCTTTACAGGCGGCACAGCTACAGGAGCGCATATTGCTAAAGTGGCCGCTCCTATGTTTAAAAAATTATCTCTGGAGCTAGGTGGAAAAAATCCAAATATCATTTTCGCCGATTGCGATTATGACGATATGCTCAATACAACTGTCCGCTCGTCATTTGCCAATCAAGGTCAGATATGCCTCTGCGGAAGTCGGATTTTTGTGGAAGCATCTATCTATGACAAATTCAAAGCTGATTTCGTCGCTAAAGTAAAAGCTCTAAAAGTTGGACACCCTTCTAAAGTCGATACTAATATCGGTGCTCTGGTGTCTAAACCTCATTTGGACAAAGTTAAAGCCTACATCCAAATTGCTAAAGATGAAAACGGAATCGTTTTATGTGGCGGAAATGAGGTAACCATTGAAGGTTATGAAAATGGGTATTATTTAGAACCAACAGTTATTGAAGTTCCAACGGATGACTGTCGTGTGAATCAAGAAGAAATTTTTGGCCCTGTGGTCACCATCATGCCGTTTAATACTGAAGACGAGGTGTTACAAATGGCGAATAAAGTCAAATACGGACTTTCAGCTACGCTTTGGACTAACAATTTAAAACGCACCATGCGCATGAGCAATCAATTACAAGCCGGAATTGTTTGGGTAAACACCTGGATGATGCGCGATTTACGGACACCCTTTGGTGGCGTAAAAGATTCTGGTGTTGGCCGTGAAGGTGGCTTTGAAGCCTTACGCTTTTTCACGGAAGCTAAGAACGTCTGTATAAAATATTAA
- a CDS encoding DUF6090 family protein has product MEQNKSGKYLKYAIGEIILVVIGILVALQINTWNEQRKLQNEELNLLAEVKSNLETTLENFKLDSLYNYNTILLYKSINKHIEADLPYNAKLDSAFAALTLWSSPFATSIAYKTIQTKGLDIIKNKTLKNNIVDLYDVKMTSLTVDIDKAEWALNTNVVNPFVAKHIRKFNEISLNTARPNDFEALKTNNEFLNILSMLVRQRLKGLEFYRMTMIFIKNLIEDIAIELNSRI; this is encoded by the coding sequence ATGGAACAAAACAAATCCGGCAAATATCTCAAATACGCCATAGGAGAAATTATACTTGTAGTGATAGGAATATTGGTTGCCTTGCAGATTAATACATGGAATGAACAGAGAAAACTCCAAAATGAAGAGTTAAATTTATTAGCAGAAGTAAAATCAAATCTTGAAACGACATTAGAAAATTTTAAACTAGATTCATTATATAATTACAATACAATTTTACTTTATAAGTCTATAAATAAGCATATCGAAGCAGATTTACCATATAACGCAAAGCTTGATAGCGCATTTGCTGCTTTAACACTATGGAGTAGCCCATTTGCCACCTCAATAGCCTATAAAACCATTCAAACTAAAGGTCTGGACATTATAAAGAACAAGACACTTAAAAATAATATTGTAGACCTGTATGATGTCAAAATGACTTCTTTAACAGTAGACATAGATAAAGCCGAGTGGGCATTAAATACAAACGTAGTTAATCCTTTCGTTGCAAAACATATTCGAAAATTTAATGAGATATCTCTAAATACAGCCAGACCAAATGATTTTGAAGCATTAAAGACAAATAATGAATTCCTCAATATCTTAAGCATGCTAGTGCGGCAAAGACTAAAAGGGCTCGAATTTTACAGAATGACCATGATATTCATCAAGAATTTAATTGAAGACATTGCGATTGAACTCAATTCGAGGATATAG
- a CDS encoding DUF6090 family protein — translation MENKTGKYFKYAIGEIILVVIGILIALQINNWNENRKHAIAEKEFFKSIKDDFKQDLEFIKYVQDYTKPKIEAYNLLNGMYSKDYDNNKSQIDSLMSIYLFSGQRTFYPVSGAFKSAVAGNEINTYSQKKIIQNIIKLYGSNYDRLIDNGKIVDERWCSLSEKYIHNRRTNSFYDINNTSYAKMLDDFHFHYIQLNWYQKILDETEIEVNELLKKL, via the coding sequence ATGGAAAACAAAACAGGTAAATACTTTAAATATGCTATTGGCGAAATTATTCTGGTAGTCATCGGTATTTTGATAGCGCTTCAGATAAACAATTGGAATGAAAATAGAAAACATGCTATAGCAGAAAAAGAATTTTTTAAGAGCATAAAAGATGATTTCAAACAAGACCTAGAATTCATAAAATATGTGCAAGATTATACAAAACCTAAAATTGAAGCTTATAACCTTTTAAATGGCATGTATTCAAAAGATTATGACAACAATAAATCACAAATAGATTCTTTAATGTCCATTTATCTTTTCTCTGGACAACGGACCTTTTATCCTGTTTCAGGTGCTTTTAAATCTGCAGTAGCAGGAAATGAAATTAACACCTATAGTCAAAAAAAAATTATTCAAAATATTATAAAACTATATGGTTCTAATTATGATAGACTTATTGATAATGGCAAAATTGTAGACGAAAGATGGTGTAGTTTGAGTGAAAAATACATTCATAATAGAAGAACAAATTCATTTTATGATATAAATAATACGTCATATGCTAAAATGTTAGACGACTTCCACTTTCATTATATTCAATTAAATTGGTACCAAAAGATTTTAGATGAAACAGAAATAGAAGTTAATGAATTATTGAAAAAATTATAA
- a CDS encoding DUF6090 family protein → MKNKTGKYLKYAIGEIILVVIGILIALQINNWNESAKEQQKESVYLNNLQRDLNDQIASIDQQILYETRFVEDASYLITYYSENGLKNLDSIFFTKLSNLHSRKTFVITDPTYTDLLSSGSINLIKTQNLKDHLIQYYQELERVEKVIQNNNSLLTDQQYGPVFFNLGYFHPDPELNKLNSDKMEFVALRKLYVKELAETSENLLSEPNNQLRLMNVINLRHLIGLAHLESMQQSKKNTTKLLVELSNSTND, encoded by the coding sequence ATGAAAAACAAAACAGGAAAATACCTTAAATATGCTATTGGCGAAATTATTCTGGTAGTCATCGGTATTTTAATCGCATTACAAATCAATAATTGGAATGAATCTGCTAAAGAACAACAGAAGGAATCTGTTTATCTTAATAATCTCCAAAGAGATTTAAACGACCAAATAGCATCCATAGACCAACAAATACTTTACGAGACTCGGTTTGTTGAAGACGCCAGTTACCTAATTACCTATTATAGTGAAAATGGGTTAAAAAATTTAGATAGTATTTTCTTCACAAAACTATCAAACCTTCATTCTAGAAAAACATTTGTCATAACCGACCCAACCTATACCGATTTATTATCATCAGGAAGCATAAACCTTATTAAAACACAAAATCTTAAGGATCACCTCATTCAATATTACCAGGAATTGGAACGTGTTGAAAAAGTTATTCAGAATAATAATTCGCTACTAACCGACCAGCAATATGGTCCCGTTTTTTTTAACCTAGGTTATTTTCATCCAGATCCTGAACTAAATAAACTGAATTCAGACAAGATGGAATTTGTAGCATTAAGAAAACTGTATGTTAAAGAATTGGCTGAAACTTCAGAAAATTTGTTATCAGAACCCAACAACCAACTAAGGCTCATGAACGTGATTAATTTGCGCCACCTCATTGGCTTAGCACATTTGGAATCCATGCAGCAAAGCAAAAAGAATACTACAAAATTATTAGTAGAACTAAGTAACTCAACCAATGATTAA